One region of Candidatus Riesia pediculischaeffi genomic DNA includes:
- the cls gene encoding cardiolipin synthase gives MDKINNIVIKLIHVSKMKIIKKKFLSLLLSISILEKIKSFFRKEIQKVNFILSYSKLLQKNQDGYHARYDRIQLFENHESLRSIIQDIDQSSKNVNMMFYIWSSGGLVDKVSNSLIEASGRGVECKIIADYVGSWLFFRSYQLKRMKRAGIKIVKSLKISLIHHLIFSHRLDSRQHKKIVTIDDRISYIGSMNMVDPEYRKKDGNHHSTVDILIRIEGEEVSSILNHIHSFDWYIETGEISEKFKKKNPEIKILSSGILFPKDLIENFLIYSIKNAKKNILITTPYFIPSKTILKLICATSLSGVHVSIVLPKENNSCFVHWASRNLYEVLLRSGVKIYHFYKGFLHTKIIIIDKKFSIVGSINLDIRSLSVNFEVVAVINDFIFVDQIVKLQTRYIRCCSKVDHQRWNHRPLWNKVIEKFCYFFRSLL, from the coding sequence GTGGATAAGATAAACAATATTGTTATCAAACTGATCCATGTTTCAAAAATGAAAATAATAAAAAAAAAATTCTTAAGTTTGTTACTATCGATATCAATTTTAGAAAAAATAAAATCTTTTTTTAGGAAAGAAATACAAAAAGTGAATTTCATCCTTTCATACTCCAAACTGCTTCAAAAAAATCAAGATGGATATCATGCGAGATACGATAGAATACAACTTTTTGAAAATCATGAGTCTTTACGATCTATTATTCAAGATATCGATCAATCTTCGAAAAACGTAAATATGATGTTTTACATATGGAGTTCAGGAGGATTGGTAGATAAAGTATCTAATTCGTTGATTGAAGCATCTGGAAGAGGAGTGGAATGCAAGATCATAGCTGATTATGTAGGTAGCTGGTTATTCTTTCGCAGTTACCAATTAAAAAGAATGAAAAGAGCAGGAATCAAGATCGTAAAATCATTAAAGATCAGCCTAATACATCACCTGATATTCTCTCATAGGTTAGATTCTCGTCAACATAAAAAAATAGTTACGATAGATGATCGTATATCGTACATTGGAAGCATGAATATGGTGGATCCAGAATATCGTAAAAAAGATGGAAACCATCATTCTACAGTAGATATTCTGATCAGGATCGAAGGAGAAGAAGTTTCAAGCATTCTGAATCATATTCATTCGTTCGACTGGTATATAGAAACTGGAGAAATATCCGAAAAGTTCAAAAAAAAAAATCCGGAGATAAAAATTCTATCTTCTGGGATTTTGTTTCCTAAAGATCTCATCGAAAATTTCCTAATATATTCTATTAAGAACGCAAAAAAAAATATTCTTATCACCACACCATACTTCATACCTAGCAAAACAATTTTAAAGTTAATCTGCGCAACATCTCTCAGCGGAGTACATGTATCGATCGTTTTACCGAAAGAAAATAACTCCTGTTTTGTACATTGGGCTAGTAGAAATCTATACGAAGTACTCTTAAGATCTGGAGTGAAAATTTATCATTTTTATAAAGGTTTTTTACATACAAAAATAATAATAATCGACAAAAAGTTCAGCATAGTTGGTTCGATCAACTTAGATATCAGGAGTCTCTCCGTTAATTTTGAGGTTGTTGCCGTGATAAACGATTTCATTTTTGTAGATCAAATTGTAAAATTACAGACTCGATACATCAGATGTTGTAGCAAAGTCGATCACCAAAGATGGAATCATCGTCCACTCTGGAATAAAGTCATCGAAAAATTTTGTTATTTTTTCAGATCCTTATTATAG
- a CDS encoding YciC family protein, translating into MSIKTSSILQESSNFLKNRFGDILLLSLISAVISATIYHSMISTEEINKIVKIVREKKNVHSVVSWIQKLSKDDKTFLIRTSFLSLITIVVGFTILTSSVVAYLNEWDKRKLIDPVRSLFLSLKMVPKMLILLISHALTIYFGFLFFILPGIMISIGFSLSPIILIVREDTVPFKAMIESWNISFRYFWQILFIWLVWIFLQMFFSIIFEKMFYINNIFVKNVVHFTVKNLFTSFVLICFFRLYTLSMFRKTME; encoded by the coding sequence ATGTCAATCAAAACATCTTCAATTCTTCAAGAAAGTTCAAACTTTTTAAAAAATCGATTTGGCGATATCTTGTTACTATCACTTATCTCAGCTGTGATCAGTGCAACTATTTACCATTCCATGATTTCAACGGAAGAAATTAATAAAATTGTAAAAATCGTTAGAGAAAAGAAAAATGTACATTCTGTAGTATCTTGGATTCAAAAATTATCTAAAGATGATAAAACGTTCCTCATAAGGACATCCTTTCTTTCATTAATAACGATCGTTGTAGGATTTACCATACTTACTTCATCCGTTGTTGCTTACTTAAATGAATGGGATAAAAGAAAACTAATCGATCCGGTTCGATCTCTTTTTTTATCGTTGAAAATGGTTCCGAAAATGTTGATTCTTTTGATATCTCATGCTTTAACTATTTATTTCGGGTTTTTATTTTTTATACTACCTGGAATCATGATATCGATCGGATTTTCCCTCTCTCCAATTATTTTAATAGTAAGAGAAGATACAGTTCCCTTCAAAGCGATGATCGAAAGTTGGAACATTTCTTTTCGATATTTCTGGCAGATATTGTTCATATGGTTAGTATGGATATTCCTTCAGATGTTTTTTTCGATCATCTTTGAAAAGATGTTTTATATCAATAACATTTTTGTCAAGAACGTCGTGCATTTCACGGTAAAAAATTTGTTTACTTCCTTTGTTTTAATCTGTTTTTTTCGATTGTATACACTTAGCATGTTTAGAAAAACGATGGAATGA